From Amia ocellicauda isolate fAmiCal2 chromosome 12, fAmiCal2.hap1, whole genome shotgun sequence, a single genomic window includes:
- the LOC136764623 gene encoding LRRN4 C-terminal-like protein produces the protein MAANHTSRRPVLLLLFLLTLTGGGWANPLAATGGNVTKTPPGSTRGRILYVTGLRFTDIDYEDPDQESGGTPPAPTPDFNPQPCDYNRCHDNQTPCAQLREASGCLCPGLSGPQELPEAPFLQEVALQASGVRVHWCAPTSTVERYKVMVEGRGPVEFGESTRTVVLEGLEVGGSYRVCVQAVNPAGSSPLTESSCSKFQVKPDTQVGLLVGLIAGAVLVLLSIAVGGYLLWRRRSRRKEVRGAAAGEGLGNPTYTTDGPM, from the coding sequence ATGGCAGCCAATCACACTTCCCGGAGGCCTgtcctcctcctgctcttcctccTGACCCTGACAGGCGGCGGCTGGGCCAATCCGCTGGCCGCCACGGGCGGAAATGTGACCAAGACCCCACCCGGCTCGACGAGGGGCCGCATCCTGTACGTGACGGGGCTGCGCTTCACCGACATCGACTATGAGGACCCGGACCAGGAGTCCGGGGGGACCCCACCCGCCCCGACCCCCGACTTCAACCCACAGCCCTGTGACTACAACCGCTGCCATGACAACCAAACACCCTGCGCCCAGCTGAGGGAGGCAAGCGGCTGTCTGTGCCCAGGCCTCAGCGGGCCTCAGGAGCTTCCCGAGGCCCCCTTCCTGCAGGAAGTGGCACTGCAGGCTTCGGGGGTCAGAGTTCACTGGTGCGCCCCCACCTCCACCGTGGAGCGCTACAAGGTGATGGTGGAAGGTCGTGGACCTGTAGAGTTTGGGGAGAGCACCCGGACTGTGGTGCTGGAGGGGTTGGAGGTGGGTGGGAGCTACAGGGTGTGTGTGCAGGCTGTCAACCCCGCCGGGTCCAGCCCCCTGACCGAAAGCTCCTGCTCCAAGTTCCAGGTCAAGCCGGACACCCAGGTGGGGCTCCTGGTGGGGCTGATAGCGGGCGCTGTGCTGGTGCTGTTGAGCATAGCAGTGGGGGGGTACCTGCTATGGAGGCGGCGGAGCAGGAGGAAGGAGGTGCGGGGGGCGGCAGCTGGGGAGGGGCTGGGGAACCCCACCTACACTACTGATGGGCCAATGTGA